The following DNA comes from Nicotiana sylvestris chromosome 10, ASM39365v2, whole genome shotgun sequence.
CATCAATCAAAATTTAAGATCTATATTCTCACAAATATCTTGGGTTCAAGTCTCACTGAATTTAAAACGTTGTACCAAGTAATCTTTTCCTTATACTTGTGTTTTCCTTTGACGCCTCTCTTCTCTTCCCCTCCTTTTTAAGGCAGAGGGCGGACTTggagaccaacaaacttgaaggtttgtGGAAACATGGAGGGTTGCCCCatttaaatcaaatgagatcaaagttcaacAGGAGGATGACATTTCAGTTGGATCTTACATTCCTTCATACTTCATtcgaacaacaattggggcaatatgtatcttttgaacttatgcgatTGAACTTAGAATAAAACTCTAAGCTacctacgtacctcggtgaagaggatcaagtcataccgtagttcagactgggtggttttttttatgtcctaactcTTGCCTAGGCTACCTCTATCGaagttttcaacctagcggactcttttttttctttttttagggGTCGTACATAGTTTAGACTCATGAGGTccaggagtgtagcaacatgtagtttaggctcatgcgtcaaGGAGTGTGGaaacttcaaggataatacttctttaaaagcttgtCATTTATAGGGCCGATTCTcatgccatctgcatcaaccaacttgtaagccccacttgagtaagcttcttgtacgacatatggcccatcctattttgaagtgaacttccctacaagtttatgggaagtaattatgggtcttcgtacggcaaggacttgatctcctacttgaaaggatctcgggcgaactcttttattgaaggcacgAGACactcgagcttgataacattcaagactctgttgagcttccaacctcttctcatcaagagcctccaactctgctaatcgaagtcgagcattttcttcatcagtgatcccttcttgaatagccagtcgtaatgaagatatttgacgctcaagtggcaagacggcTTCGACTCCATAAATGAATGAATAAGGAGTCACCTGTGTTGGCGTGCGATGAGTCATCCTATATGCacatagagcttcttccatacggtcattccaatctcgtttagatttggagacgactttctttaacaagtttcataaaattttGTTGAATGCCTTTGCCagaccattggcggcagcattgtacatcgaagagttacgttgcttgaagccaaagagatcacaaatcttgttcatcagcCTATTATCGAATGGatttccattatccgttattatgtaacgaggaatgccaaagcgataaataatgtttactcggataAGACTTACaaaattttccttctttacttccttaagagcaacaacttcatcccattttgagaagtagtcagttgcagccaagatgtataggttCCCACTAGAGGACTTTGGTAGTGGTCCAACAATATtcaatccccaagcgtcaaataGCCAGGATGCAATAGTCGGatgcaacacttcaggaggttgataaataaaattcgcatggaattgacaagccttgcatcttcgagcatagtccaagcaatctttacAATCGTTGGCCAATAGTATCCCATCGTTTTTATATGAAAGTGGACCTTTGGTCCAGACTGGTatgacccacataccccagaatgcgctttttgcaaagcttggagtgctTCATCTTCCCCTAAGCATCGTAAGAGTACTCCCTTGAATGATCTTTTGTATAAggtatctttgtagtaaaggaagcgaggcaCAGGGCAATGGATTTAAGTTCTCTAGAAGTATCCTATAGCACAAGTAGTTGATAATGGGTTTTCTCCATTCTTCTTTCTCGACTTCAGAAACAacaacaagatgcttgagttcattttcttcaccttcagcctcattAGGTAGCGGTACTACCATTTTTGGCAGACAGTAACTTGCACTTGATCAGGCAGGGTTAAAGATGAAGCTAGGGCAGCTAAAACATccgccttcttattttctttccttggcacatgctgaatagtcacatcaccAAGCCACCCCATTAACATTTTAatgtaatcatgatatgggcgtagttcatgcttcttgacctcgtaactacctaaaAGCTAATTGAACACTAAGtgagagtcaccaaagacttgcaattgcaaccgCTTCATTTCGATATCCATTTCGAGCCCAAGTATTAGTGCTTGATACTCAGCAACGTTGTTTGAGCAGAGTTGCGTCAATATAAAAGAGTAGGGCAGAACTTTACCTTgagaagtgacaaatactacacAAGCACCAGCTCCTCTGCGATGTacagcaccatcaaagtacatcttccatggaggctGAACTTCGATGACCATAGAGTCCTCATCAAGTAGTTCGTCAGTTAGATCCCAATCATCAGGTATAgggtgatctgccaagaagttCGCTAACGCTTGTCCTTTTATAGCCTTTTGCGGGATGTACATGATTTCAGACTGTTGAAACTGGAGGTACCACCTTGATAGTCGATCACTAAGAataggttttgacatcacgaacttgatgggatttgctctAAAAACCAAACGAACGACATTAGCTTGAAAGTAGTGTTTCAACTTTTGGATTGAGAAGACTAGAGCCAAAcataacttttcaattggcgaataattcagctcatttggtgtcataatctgctcaagtagtaaagggagttttctttccattcactattttcttggaccaatagtgctccaacagacctttcttgtgCTGGAATGTATAGTATCAGCGGCTTTCCAAGTATAGGGGCTGCCAGAACATGAGGTttcatcaagtaggatttaatgctctcaaaggcattgctacacatttggtcccatttgaaagggacacctttcttcataaggcgactgaatggttggcacctccTAGCTAGGTTTGAGATAAATCTCCTAAGGTACACTAACTTTCCCTACAGACTTTTCAATTCGTGAATGTCGCGAGGCTGAAGCATTTTCAAGATTGCATCTAcattggcttgatcaatttcagTCCCTCGATATCgaacaatgaaaccaaggaactttctgGAAGTAACTGcaaaggcacatttcaatgggttcatcctaagttggtacctccggagcaactcaaacaccattctcaagtctttcaagtggtctcccttctctcttgattttaccaccaagtcgtcaacataacattcgacattcttgtggagaagatcatcaaaaatattctgcatagccctttgaTAAGTAGCACCAGCGTTTTTCAAGCCAAAAgacattaccttgtagcaataaatacccttgggggtacgaaatgcagtaagctcttcatcttttggaactATGCGAATTTGGTTATATCCTGATGAACCGTCCATAAATGGCATTGCCTCAtacccagtagtagcatcgatcatcagttCTAGAATGAGAATCGGGAACTCATCTTTCGGACATGCATTGTTAAGATCCCTAAAGTCAACGCACATTCGAATCTGGATATTTTTCTTCCTTatagggacaatacttgaaacacatgttgggtatttaacttcacgaataaagccagctttgatgagtttgttaacttcggtttcaatcaagggaaccaagtccggcctaaaACGTCTTTAAGCTTGTTTAATAAGGCGAGAACTATTTTTGACTGGAAGGTGATGGACTGatactttcgggtccaagccagacatctctttgtaactccaagtgAAGACATCCCTGAACTCCTTGAGTAACTTAATATAAGTGATCTCTTCATCAGCTTCTtgtaaagcacttaggtaggtgggtcttggttcctcatcg
Coding sequences within:
- the LOC138880062 gene encoding uncharacterized protein; translated protein: MERKLPLLLEQIMTPNELNYSPIEKLCLALVFSIQKLKHYFQANVVRLVFRANPIKFVMSKPILSDRLSRWYLQFQQSEIMYIPQKAIKGQALANFLADHPIPDDWDLTDELLDEDSMVIEVQPPWKMYFDGAVHRRGAGACVVFVTSQGKVLPYSFILTQLCSNNVAEYQALILGLEMDIEMKRLQLQVFGDSHLVFN